From a region of the Mytilus galloprovincialis chromosome 3, xbMytGall1.hap1.1, whole genome shotgun sequence genome:
- the LOC143067445 gene encoding uncharacterized protein LOC143067445: MKENKENEGTKRIEKRIKKDKYLKEFGDQTSFHGFRYVTERSQLTIRRLLWFLLILACFGGLLFQIVDRVAYYYGWPVTVNVVVNYNNTLQFPAVTICNQNAFKASLAAENGWYELIDQMFSSHRTQGIEKYIRNSMYENISLETLYLNTAHEREDFIFRCSWKGIPCKQDDFDKILTDHGVCFTWSSKDNDYVSSPGVENGLKLKLNVEQYEYMPGPHNAAGIKILIHDRLEIPMVHALGQAMSTGANVFTSVQLMKVVNLPSPHGVCSSRELNFIDRYSQGDCKLDCLSHTAAKMCGCRHIYMPSKNGYPPVCTIGQYYSCLKQILDDFPSRYEEDCNCPVPCKSNAYHSEISYASNSNFAGKKFISKNFTEILINKLKDANEVTSRMDGDKFQKFKDLYTNFHTKLSVLEIKLLEDLTSLLSVLKVRLSASFNHLRSVCTWKKWLYRYQEYVVLKNFIRPRDAFEESNIHIISLAFNEYVLTIESNLRSLNSTVFLDTSVREFLYQQTVDKLLNRQEIVRRSQINFAQLGTAYREGVGIFNYTYDYAPRSHNDYAVPVYLLKESLSHNKHAVKFTNRLEYCLNSTYDILTYFKELVDKTYASRNLTEEDIIQGSDDFRSVMGSFSFSKAVTYYEVIERPYRILQQRYLEFEKICFSAETDIHTVEEAVDSLTETIISFNNTYFEPLHLISSVIDRYLSNFDGEKLVIGKQFLSGQMKNCERDLRNLLQLILKDDSDISSELNKVFSSHLEIYKTIVNDRDSFIYYNFSKHYDYLKTFEDVKEIIDSNYTELQAMITLYETVGEDGTAFLQSFTYLKEYFSTYNEMMDINNEFIKENFMQLDLYYKQMSYEEITQQKAYDSFALICDIGGSMGLFLGASLLSWCEILDLFIINFMLPRNRPQ, from the exons acTATTGTGGTTTTTACTTATTTTGGCGTGTTTTGGAGGTCTTCTTTTTCAAATAGTAGACAGAGTTGCATATTACTATGGATGGCCTGTTACAGTCAACGTTGTTGTAAATTATAACAACACTCTTCAATTTCCTGCTGTTACAATATGTAACCAAAACGCCTTCAA AGCATCCTTAGCTGCAGAAAATGGCTGGTATGAACTGATAGATCAAATGTTTTCTTCGCATCGAACACAAGGTATTGAGAAATATATACGGAATAGCATGTATGAAAATATCAGTTTGGAAACATTATACCTTAACACTGCACACGAAAGGGAAGATTTTATTTTCAG ATGTTCTTGGAAAGGAATACCCTGCAAGCAAGATGACTTCGATAAAATATTGACAGATCACGGAGTATGTTTTACATGGAGTAGTAAAGATAATGACTATGTGTCCTCTCCAG GCGTTGAAAATggattaaaattaaaactgaatgtAGAACAGTACGAATATATGCCAGGACCTCACAATGCAGCCGGTATTAAAATTCTGATTCACGATAGATTGGAGATACCAATGGTGCATGCCTTGGGACAGGCCATGTCAACAGGGgcaaatgtttttacaagtgtgCAGTTGATGAAG GTTGTAAATCTACCTTCTCCACATGGTGTATGCAGTAGCAGAGAACTAAACTTTATAGACAGATACTCTCAGGGAGATTGTAAACTGGACTGTCTCTCACATACAGCTGCAAAAATGTGTGGATGCAGACATATTTATATGCCGTCAAAAAACG GTTACCCACCAGTTTGTACAATTGGACAATACTACAGCTGTTTAAAACAGATATTAG ATGACTTTCCAAGTCGGTATGAAGAAGATTGTAATTGCCCAGTTCCGTGTAAATCTAATGCATATCACAGCGAAATTTCATAtgcatcaaattcaaattttgctGGAAAGAAGTTTATTTCAAAGAATTTTACAGAGATACTGATCAACAAGTTAAAGGATGCAAATGAAGTTACTTCCCGAATGGATGGcgataaatttcaaaaattcaaagacCTTTACACAAActttcatacaaaattatctgttcttgaaattaaattgttaGAAGATTTAACGAGTTTATTAAGCGTGTTAAAGGTGCGATTGTCAGCTAGTTTTAACCATTTACGATCTGTATGTACATGGAAGAAATGGTTGTATAGATATCAAGAGTATGTCGTTCTCAAGAACTTCATTCGACCGCGTGATGCCTTTGAAGAATCCAATATCCATATCATTTCGCTTGCATTCAACGAATATGTTTTAACGATAGAAAGTAACCTTAGATCGTTGAATTCCACTGTCTTCCTTGACACGTCTGTACGCGAATTTCTTTATCAACAAACTGTTGATAAATTATTAAATAGACAAGAAATAGTCAGACGATCTCAAATAAATTTTGCTCAACTAGGAACGGCGTATCGTGAAGGCGTGGGAATATTCAACTATACATACGACTATGCACCAAGGTCACATAATGATTACGCAGTTCCAGTTTATTTGTTGAAAGAATCCTTATCACATAATAAGCATGCCGTAAAATTTACTAACCGGCTTGAATACTGTTtaaatagtacatatgacattttAACCTATTTTAAAGAACTAGTTGACAAAACATATGCAAGCAGAAATCTGACCGAAGAAGACATCATTCAAGGGAGCGACGATTTTCGATCTGTAATGGGAAGTTTTAGTTTTTCAAAAGCAGTTACATATTATGAAGTCATAGAAAGACCATATCGTATATTACAACAAAGATATTTAGAGTTTGAAAAGATATGTTTCTCAGCAGAAACAGACATACACACGGTCGAAGAAGCTGTAGATTCCTTAACAGAAACCATTATTTCGTTTAATAACACATATTTTGAACCACTTCATCTTATTAGTTCTGTAATTGATCGTTATTTGTCTAATTTTGACGGCGAAAAATTGGTGATTGGAAAACAGTTTTTATCAGGTCAGATGAAAAACTGTGAAAGAGATCTTAGAAACTTATTACAATTGATATTGAAAGACGATTCCGACATATCTTCGGAATTGAATAAAGTTTTTTCATCTCATTtggaaatatataaaacaatagtaAATGATCGAGATTCCTTCatttattacaatttttcaaaacattacgattatttaaaaacatttgaagaTGTTAAAGAAATAATAGATAGTAATTATACAGAACTTCAAGCTATGATAACATTGTATGAGACAGTTGGTGAAGACGGAACAGCGTTCCTGCAATCTTTCACATACCTAAAAGAATATTTTTCGACATACAATGAAATGATGGACATTAATAATGAATTTATCAA ggaaaattttatgcaacttgatttatattataaacaaatgaGCTATGAGGAAATTACACAACAGAAGGCATACGATTCATTTGCTCTTATCT GTGATATTGGAGGATCTATGGGACTTTTTCTGGGAGCCAGTTTACTGTCTTGGTGTGAAATATTGGAtttgtttatcataaattttatgtTACCAAGAAATAGGCCTCAATAA